In Persicimonas caeni, a single window of DNA contains:
- a CDS encoding acylphosphatase codes for MTVERKRAQIRIAGKVQGVFFRASAREQARARNLGGWVRNNPDGTVEAVLEGPADDVEEVVEWAHHGPKAAQVDDIDVQWMDPKGDVQTFEVRR; via the coding sequence ATGACCGTCGAGCGTAAGCGCGCACAAATTCGGATTGCCGGCAAGGTACAGGGCGTTTTCTTCCGGGCCTCGGCCCGCGAGCAGGCCCGAGCTCGAAACCTTGGCGGGTGGGTCAGAAATAACCCCGATGGCACCGTCGAGGCGGTGCTCGAGGGGCCGGCCGACGACGTCGAAGAGGTCGTCGAGTGGGCCCACCACGGCCCCAAGGCCGCCCAGGTCGACGATATCGACGTGCAGTGGATGGACCCGAAGGGCGATGTCCAAACTTTCGAAGTGAGGCGATAG
- a CDS encoding cereblon family protein: MELLDQTDDATTAAPPAQAPTDEAQPEHDEQRQEDEALNCAACGQEVTHTKHRTSVGGQFAHTCVNPAGILFEIGCFKEADGCREIGPESDDFSWFDGYVWQVAICTNCKTHLGWRFWSSDNEFYGLILNRLS; encoded by the coding sequence ATGGAACTGCTCGACCAAACCGACGACGCCACCACGGCCGCCCCTCCGGCCCAAGCCCCCACCGACGAAGCCCAGCCCGAGCACGACGAGCAACGCCAAGAAGACGAGGCGCTCAACTGCGCCGCCTGCGGCCAAGAGGTCACCCACACCAAACACCGCACCAGCGTGGGCGGCCAATTCGCCCACACCTGCGTCAACCCGGCGGGCATCCTGTTCGAGATCGGCTGCTTCAAAGAAGCCGACGGCTGCCGCGAAATCGGCCCCGAGAGCGACGACTTCAGCTGGTTCGACGGCTACGTGTGGCAGGTCGCCATCTGCACGAACTGCAAGACGCATTTGGGCTGGCGCTTCTGGTCGTCGGACAACGAGTTCTATGGGCTGATTCTGAATCGGTTGAGCTAG
- a CDS encoding CTP synthase, whose protein sequence is MPRNQTKYVFITGGVMSSLGKGITASALGALLENRGLKVTFVKLDPYVNVDPGTMNPLQHGEVFVTDDGAETDLDLGHYERFTSAKMTKANNFTTGQIYDSVISKERRGEYLGRTVQVIPHITDEIKESVYRACEGADIGIVEVGGTVGDIESLPFLEAIRQARLDLGEQNSVSMHVTPVPYIAAADEMKTKPTQHSVKALREIGIQPEFLVCRSERDLPEEIKKKIALFCNVDPKRVITARDADSIYEVPLLLADQGIDHELGEALNIWSRATDLSEWRRVVGRIQNPKHGVEIGIVGKYVDLTDAYKSLNEALFHAGIQNNTDVELRFVDSEELAKKGAEKLLEGCDGVLVPGGFGERGTEGKIQAIKYARENNVPFFGICLGMQLAVVEYARDVCGLKDANSIEFDEKTKNPVIHLMAEQEEVVDKGGTMRLGAYPCKLKEGSRAGEIYTADEISERHRHRFEVNNAYREKLEADGMVISGTSPDEVLVEMIELPEHPWFIGCQFHPEFKSRPTKAHPLFASYIAACLAAKGN, encoded by the coding sequence ATGCCGAGGAATCAAACAAAGTATGTGTTCATCACTGGCGGTGTCATGTCGAGCCTGGGCAAGGGGATTACCGCCTCGGCTCTGGGCGCGCTGCTGGAAAACCGCGGGCTGAAGGTCACCTTCGTCAAGCTCGACCCCTACGTGAACGTCGACCCGGGCACGATGAACCCGCTGCAGCACGGCGAGGTCTTCGTCACCGATGACGGCGCCGAGACCGACTTGGACTTGGGTCACTACGAGCGGTTTACCTCCGCGAAGATGACCAAGGCCAATAACTTCACCACCGGACAGATCTACGATTCGGTGATCAGCAAGGAGCGTCGTGGCGAGTACCTCGGCCGCACGGTCCAGGTCATCCCGCACATCACCGACGAGATCAAAGAATCGGTCTACCGCGCCTGCGAGGGCGCCGACATCGGCATCGTCGAGGTCGGCGGCACCGTCGGCGACATCGAGTCGCTGCCCTTCTTGGAGGCGATTCGTCAGGCCCGTTTGGACCTGGGCGAGCAGAACTCGGTGTCGATGCACGTCACGCCGGTGCCGTATATCGCGGCCGCCGACGAGATGAAGACCAAGCCGACCCAGCACTCGGTCAAGGCGCTTCGCGAGATCGGCATCCAGCCCGAGTTCTTGGTCTGCCGCAGCGAGCGCGACCTGCCCGAAGAGATCAAGAAGAAGATCGCGTTGTTCTGCAACGTCGATCCCAAGCGCGTGATCACCGCGCGCGACGCCGACTCCATCTACGAGGTCCCGCTGCTCCTGGCCGACCAGGGCATCGACCACGAGCTGGGCGAGGCGCTCAACATCTGGTCGCGCGCCACCGACCTGAGCGAGTGGCGCCGCGTCGTCGGCCGCATCCAGAACCCCAAGCACGGCGTCGAGATCGGCATCGTCGGCAAGTACGTCGACCTGACCGACGCGTACAAGTCGCTCAATGAGGCGCTGTTCCACGCCGGCATCCAGAACAACACCGACGTCGAGCTTCGCTTCGTCGACTCCGAGGAGCTCGCCAAAAAGGGCGCCGAGAAGCTTCTGGAAGGTTGTGACGGTGTGTTGGTCCCCGGCGGATTCGGCGAGCGTGGCACCGAGGGCAAGATCCAGGCGATCAAGTACGCCCGCGAGAACAACGTGCCCTTCTTCGGCATCTGCCTGGGCATGCAGCTTGCGGTCGTCGAGTACGCCCGCGACGTGTGCGGCCTCAAAGACGCCAACAGCATCGAGTTCGACGAGAAGACCAAAAACCCGGTCATCCACCTGATGGCCGAGCAGGAAGAGGTGGTCGACAAGGGCGGCACGATGCGCCTGGGCGCCTATCCCTGCAAGCTCAAAGAGGGCTCGCGCGCCGGTGAGATCTACACCGCCGACGAGATCAGCGAGCGCCACCGCCATCGCTTCGAGGTCAACAACGCCTACCGCGAGAAGCTCGAAGCCGACGGCATGGTCATCAGCGGCACCTCCCCCGACGAAGTCCTCGTCGAGATGATCGAGCTGCCGGAACACCCGTGGTTCATCGGCTGCCAGTTCCACCCCGAGTTCAAGAGCCGGCCGACCAAGGCGCATCCGCTGTTTGCGAGCTACATCGCTGCTTGCCTGGCTGCTAAGGGGAACTAA
- a CDS encoding C69 family dipeptidase, whose translation MCDTIVATPPATADGAVFLGKNSDREPGEAQFVEHVPGQDHLPGATLRCTWVEVPQARRTHAVLLSRPFWMWGAEMGVNEHGVAIGNEAVFTRLRVPEVGLTGMDLVRLALERAHTAEEALEVICAHLERFGGGGRAGYRHAKFRYDNAFAIADAHEAWVLETAGQHWVAKRVRGVYTLSNALTVGEHYDRISDGAIAFAQKKGWHKRGARFDFAKSFSDPAYRVLTGAKIRRACTLDTLRRAKGTLGRKHFFAALRSHNDHRPSEGWRMQMPCAHASWQPTRQSGQTTASMVCRLDSGENEHWFTGTSSPCMSIFKPVVFGERPMDLGPQPGAGYDPDSLFWRHERLHRLVLADYERLRGIFEDERETLQQGILATGHSAEASQHAFAAHREAILRWVERVERASEERRAPTPFGWFWKYHAMMDQT comes from the coding sequence ATGTGTGACACCATCGTAGCGACCCCGCCTGCTACCGCTGACGGCGCGGTCTTCCTGGGAAAAAACAGCGATCGCGAGCCCGGCGAGGCGCAATTCGTCGAGCACGTGCCCGGCCAAGATCACCTGCCCGGCGCGACGCTTCGCTGCACGTGGGTCGAGGTGCCGCAGGCCAGGCGCACCCACGCGGTGTTGCTCAGCCGCCCGTTCTGGATGTGGGGCGCCGAGATGGGCGTCAACGAGCACGGCGTGGCCATCGGCAACGAGGCGGTGTTTACGCGGCTGCGGGTGCCCGAGGTCGGCCTGACGGGCATGGACCTGGTGCGCCTGGCGCTCGAGCGCGCCCACACCGCCGAGGAGGCCCTCGAGGTCATCTGCGCGCACCTCGAGCGCTTCGGCGGGGGAGGGCGTGCGGGCTACCGCCACGCAAAATTCCGCTACGACAACGCCTTCGCCATCGCCGACGCCCACGAGGCGTGGGTGCTCGAGACCGCCGGGCAACACTGGGTCGCCAAGCGCGTGCGGGGCGTCTACACGCTGTCGAACGCGCTGACGGTGGGCGAGCACTACGATCGCATCTCCGACGGCGCGATCGCGTTCGCCCAGAAAAAAGGCTGGCACAAACGCGGCGCGCGCTTCGACTTCGCCAAGAGCTTCTCCGACCCGGCTTACCGGGTGCTCACCGGCGCGAAGATCCGACGCGCCTGCACCCTCGACACGCTCCGGCGCGCCAAAGGCACCCTCGGCCGCAAGCACTTCTTTGCCGCGCTCCGTAGCCACAACGATCATCGGCCCTCCGAGGGCTGGCGCATGCAGATGCCGTGCGCTCACGCCTCTTGGCAACCGACGCGTCAATCGGGCCAGACGACCGCTTCTATGGTGTGTCGTCTTGACTCCGGCGAAAACGAGCACTGGTTTACAGGCACGTCGTCGCCGTGCATGAGCATCTTCAAACCGGTTGTCTTTGGAGAGCGTCCAATGGACCTCGGTCCCCAACCCGGGGCCGGCTACGACCCCGACAGTCTCTTCTGGCGCCACGAGCGGCTCCACCGCCTCGTGCTCGCCGACTACGAGCGGCTCCGGGGGATCTTCGAAGACGAGCGCGAGACGCTGCAGCAAGGCATCTTGGCGACGGGCCACTCCGCCGAGGCATCACAGCATGCCTTCGCCGCCCACCGCGAGGCGATCCTGCGGTGGGTCGAGCGGGTCGAGCGCGCCAGCGAAGAGCGCCGCGCGCCCACGCCGTTCGGGTGGTTCTGGAAGTACCATGCAATGATGGACCAAACTTGA
- a CDS encoding monooxygenase, which yields MTTRRAASLLLIALLSASTAACGSEEEPNANSNGIGTTNNANNNAQPDAESDAESDASVDGGVPEEATYYEHVKPILDGRCTSCHVPDGIAPLSLTTYEEAKAASPGIRAHVNARTMPPWLAAEGCTEYQHDFSLTQEQIDTVTAWIDGGTPEGDASNPGDPLPAVGGGLSRTDLTLQMPEAYTPQQSPDDYRCFPIAWPEDAKKYVTGFGVNPDKDEVVHHVIAYLAPPSLADEIAQKDSAEEGPGYTCFGGPGVGTQNPTNNDSTSWLGSWAPGGQGVNFPEGTGIAVEPGSTVVLQVHYNTLTTEPVADQSEVVLKVDDQVDKEAMYLPWTNPQWLSGDNMLIPAGSADTTHSWGFDIASFVGQSILIHDVAFHMHTLGEKGRLWIDRADGSEDCLLDIPRWDFDWQYGYRLQAPKTLSAGDKLSIECQWDNTAENQPVVDGERLQPRDVTWGEGTTDEMCLGIFYVTFE from the coding sequence ATGACTACCCGCCGCGCTGCTTCTCTGCTGCTGATCGCCCTTCTGTCTGCCTCGACCGCCGCCTGCGGCTCCGAGGAAGAGCCCAACGCCAACAGTAACGGCATTGGGACCACCAACAACGCCAATAACAACGCGCAGCCCGACGCAGAATCCGACGCCGAGTCGGACGCGAGCGTCGACGGTGGCGTCCCCGAAGAGGCCACCTACTACGAGCACGTCAAGCCGATCCTCGACGGACGCTGCACGAGCTGCCACGTCCCAGACGGCATCGCGCCCCTGTCGCTGACGACCTACGAGGAGGCCAAGGCCGCGAGCCCGGGCATCCGCGCCCACGTCAACGCCCGCACCATGCCGCCGTGGCTGGCCGCCGAGGGCTGCACCGAATACCAGCACGATTTCTCGCTGACCCAGGAGCAGATCGACACGGTCACCGCCTGGATCGACGGGGGCACGCCCGAGGGCGATGCGAGCAACCCCGGCGACCCGCTGCCGGCCGTCGGCGGCGGGCTGTCACGCACCGATTTGACGCTGCAGATGCCCGAGGCCTACACCCCGCAGCAGTCGCCCGACGACTACCGCTGCTTTCCGATCGCCTGGCCCGAGGACGCCAAGAAGTACGTGACCGGCTTCGGCGTCAACCCCGACAAGGACGAGGTCGTCCACCACGTCATCGCCTATCTGGCGCCGCCGAGCCTCGCCGACGAGATCGCCCAGAAGGATAGCGCCGAGGAAGGCCCCGGCTACACCTGCTTTGGCGGCCCGGGCGTGGGCACTCAGAACCCGACCAACAACGACTCGACCTCGTGGCTCGGCTCGTGGGCGCCCGGCGGCCAGGGCGTCAACTTCCCGGAGGGCACCGGCATCGCCGTCGAGCCCGGCTCCACGGTGGTCTTGCAGGTGCACTACAACACGCTGACCACCGAGCCGGTGGCCGACCAATCCGAGGTCGTGCTCAAGGTCGACGACCAGGTCGACAAAGAGGCGATGTACCTGCCCTGGACCAACCCGCAGTGGCTCAGCGGCGATAATATGCTCATCCCCGCCGGCAGCGCCGACACGACCCACTCATGGGGCTTCGACATCGCCTCGTTCGTCGGCCAGAGCATCCTCATCCACGACGTCGCCTTCCACATGCACACCCTCGGCGAGAAGGGACGCCTGTGGATCGACCGCGCCGACGGCTCCGAAGACTGTCTGCTCGACATCCCCCGCTGGGATTTCGACTGGCAATACGGCTACAGGCTACAGGCACCCAAGACGCTGTCGGCCGGCGACAAGCTTTCGATCGAATGTCAGTGGGATAACACGGCCGAGAATCAGCCCGTCGTCGACGGAGAGCGGTTGCAGCCGCGCGACGTGACCTGGGGGGAGGGAACGACCGATGAGATGTGTTTGGGGATTTTCTATGTGACGTTCGAGTAG
- a CDS encoding helicase-related protein has product MQLPVDAVREEFESALGAGAPLIVTAPTGSGKSTRLPLWMAERLDGPILVVEPRRVACRSLAGWLSEGRGEPVGKTIGYTVRFDDRTSDATEVVFATTGVALRMLGQNPTEQDGFRFAGVLIDEFHERSWQVDLILAVLRSRRQAGDDLPLVITSATLDVDALVGDLGANLIEASGRTYPVDVEYIDEPKAPSRHNLDSRVADAVKRALDGDDGDVLVFLPGKGEIADCEQALSKICQKRGAEAVAVHGGLPPDRMKQALAQSADKRRVYLSTNVAETSVTLPGVTTVIDSGLARMRIHRGGRSALALVPIAQDSMDQRAGRAGRVRPGRCIRLWSRRFRPQRVTAPEVERIELDDVLLHAGVCGLEGPKLDRAPWVTEPPEFAVAGAKERLVAVGAFDRRFHITPKGETLAELPVDGHDARMLIGVTDEMAGITCDLVALLQLNRPLMLSTGDRDVHRARAELCRGLTNEVFVEVQMIRRGSVRKHRLHGSALDEARKVSASLRELVDAPVKDPTRDDAELPDPHAFAEYLLERIPETAFVLRERAKRRRDGNKPRPGRSEPWANGEVELSVWPYSPPRLEHEDEPPAPIAGLVLDHFWLGDGGTGVRGTGRMVLPCTYDQLADAGLGNETLGKVELRGGRVVARVERELGGVTISARDEGLRGPRLWDAAADLILENRLFKGAGDAVRDDLHLWGVLADWPAEERMWDDTPAPAPRAYLVERLKLLGLTRSDELALLEADDLRPDLVAELDVPAYELERFADDFPRQWEHMGCVYECLVQATSRKIILEPANKKAKRGKDPKAGVLPRFRGFSVYFRNASRVVRVR; this is encoded by the coding sequence ATGCAGTTGCCGGTTGATGCAGTACGGGAAGAATTCGAAAGCGCACTCGGAGCCGGGGCGCCGTTGATCGTGACGGCGCCCACCGGCTCCGGTAAGTCGACGCGGCTGCCGCTGTGGATGGCAGAGAGGCTCGACGGGCCCATCTTGGTCGTCGAGCCCAGGCGCGTGGCGTGTCGGTCGCTGGCCGGTTGGCTCAGCGAGGGCCGCGGCGAGCCGGTGGGCAAGACGATCGGCTACACGGTGCGCTTCGACGACCGCACGAGCGACGCGACCGAAGTCGTCTTCGCCACCACCGGCGTCGCGCTGCGCATGCTCGGCCAAAATCCAACGGAACAAGACGGCTTTCGCTTCGCCGGCGTGCTCATCGACGAGTTCCACGAGCGAAGCTGGCAGGTCGACCTGATCTTGGCCGTGCTGCGCTCGCGCCGTCAGGCCGGCGACGATCTCCCGCTCGTCATCACCTCGGCCACCCTCGACGTCGACGCCCTGGTGGGCGACCTCGGCGCGAACCTCATCGAGGCCTCCGGGCGCACCTATCCCGTCGACGTCGAGTATATCGACGAGCCCAAAGCCCCCAGCCGCCACAACCTCGACAGCCGCGTGGCCGACGCGGTCAAACGCGCCCTCGACGGCGACGACGGCGACGTGCTCGTCTTCTTGCCCGGCAAAGGCGAGATCGCCGATTGCGAGCAGGCCCTCTCCAAAATCTGCCAGAAACGCGGCGCCGAGGCCGTCGCCGTCCACGGCGGCTTGCCGCCCGACCGCATGAAGCAGGCGCTCGCCCAATCGGCCGACAAACGCCGGGTCTACCTGTCGACCAACGTCGCCGAGACCTCCGTGACGCTCCCCGGCGTGACCACCGTCATCGACAGCGGCCTGGCCCGCATGCGCATCCACCGCGGCGGCCGCAGCGCGCTCGCCCTCGTCCCCATCGCCCAGGACTCGATGGACCAGCGCGCCGGCCGCGCCGGCCGCGTGCGCCCGGGCCGCTGCATCCGGCTGTGGAGCCGGCGCTTTCGCCCCCAGCGCGTCACCGCCCCCGAGGTCGAGCGCATCGAGCTCGACGACGTCTTGCTGCACGCCGGCGTCTGCGGCCTCGAGGGCCCCAAACTCGACCGCGCCCCCTGGGTCACCGAGCCGCCCGAATTCGCCGTCGCCGGGGCCAAAGAGCGCCTCGTCGCCGTGGGCGCCTTCGACCGCCGATTCCACATCACGCCCAAGGGCGAGACCTTGGCCGAGCTGCCCGTCGACGGCCACGACGCGCGCATGCTCATCGGCGTGACCGACGAGATGGCCGGCATCACCTGCGACCTGGTCGCCCTGCTGCAGCTCAACCGCCCGCTGATGCTGTCCACCGGCGACCGCGACGTCCACCGCGCCCGCGCCGAGCTGTGCCGCGGGCTGACCAACGAGGTCTTCGTCGAGGTGCAGATGATCCGGCGCGGCTCGGTGCGCAAACACCGGCTGCACGGCTCGGCGCTCGACGAGGCGCGCAAGGTCTCGGCGAGCCTGCGCGAGCTGGTCGACGCGCCCGTCAAAGACCCCACCCGCGACGACGCCGAGCTCCCCGACCCGCACGCCTTCGCCGAATACCTGCTCGAGCGCATCCCCGAGACCGCCTTCGTGCTGCGCGAGCGCGCCAAGCGCCGCCGCGACGGCAACAAGCCGCGCCCGGGCCGAAGCGAGCCGTGGGCCAACGGCGAGGTCGAGCTGAGTGTGTGGCCCTACAGCCCGCCGCGCCTCGAGCACGAAGACGAGCCCCCCGCGCCCATCGCCGGCCTCGTGCTCGACCATTTCTGGCTGGGCGACGGCGGCACCGGCGTGCGCGGCACCGGCCGCATGGTGCTCCCGTGCACCTACGACCAGCTCGCCGACGCCGGCTTGGGCAACGAGACGCTCGGCAAGGTCGAGCTGCGCGGCGGCCGCGTCGTCGCCCGCGTCGAGCGCGAGCTGGGCGGCGTGACGATCTCGGCGCGCGACGAAGGCCTGCGCGGCCCGCGCCTGTGGGACGCCGCCGCCGACCTCATCCTCGAAAACCGCCTCTTCAAAGGCGCCGGCGACGCCGTCCGCGACGACCTGCACCTGTGGGGCGTCCTCGCCGACTGGCCCGCCGAAGAGCGCATGTGGGACGACACGCCGGCCCCCGCGCCGCGCGCCTACCTGGTGGAACGCCTCAAACTCCTCGGCCTCACCCGCTCCGACGAGCTCGCCCTGCTCGAAGCCGACGACCTACGCCCCGACCTCGTCGCCGAGCTCGACGTCCCCGCCTACGAACTCGAACGCTTCGCCGACGACTTCCCCCGCCAATGGGAGCACATGGGCTGCGTCTACGAATGCCTCGTGCAGGCGACCAGCCGCAAGATCATCCTCGAGCCGGCCAACAAGAAAGCCAAACGCGGCAAAGACCCCAAGGCTGGGGTGTTGCCGCGCTTCCGTGGCTTCTCGGTCTACTTCCGCAACGCTAGCCGGGTTGTGCGTGTTCGTTGA
- the clpB gene encoding ATP-dependent chaperone ClpB, which translates to MRSEKFTIKSREAIADAQDLAGDRDHAEVRPIHLLHALLEQREGIVPPIIEKLGVGTDRLRQSVAKELDRLGRVQGGQLSVSRSLSDALRVAQDEADKLGDEYVSTEHLLLALAESKDSTGRLLREQGVDRDNVFRAMEEVRGSQRVTDVDPEGKYQTLEKYTRDLTELARQGKLDPVIGRDAEIRRSLQVLSRRTKNNPVLIGEPGVGKTAIVEGIAQRIAAGDVPESIKDKRVHALDLGALVAGAKFRGEFEDRLKAVLREIDAAEGQIIVFIDELHTLVGAGAAEGSMDASNMLKPALARGELHAIGATTVNEYRKHIEKDAALERRFQPIMVEEPSVEDTITILRGLKERYEVHHGIRISDASIIAASKLSDRYVADRFLPDKAIDLVDEAAAGVKMELESLPTDIDTIERQITSLEIEKQALKKETDEASQKRREELEEEIAELREKASGMKAQWMREREVISTIRELKQKIEDLRIEYEQAERQGELDRAAEIRFGKLPEAEKELASRQEKLEALQEKGSFLREEVTDEDIAAIVSRWTGIPVQKMLESEQKKLLQMEDRLHERVVGQDEAIEAVSDAVRRARSGLQDPHRPIGSFIFLGPTGVGKTELAKSLAQFLFDDEQNMVRLDMSEFMEKHAVARLIGAPPGYVGYDEGGYLTEHVRRRPYTVVLFDEIEKAHQDVFNILLQILDDGRLTDGKGRTVDFTNTVIIMTSNVGSHHIQEYGLEDPDKANELVEEELRSMFRPEFLNRVDDTIIFHGLTRDHMDRIVEIQLEHVEGLLKERDFDLELTAEAKHWLADRGYDPVYGARPLKRVLQREVQNQLAKYLLRGDFEPGSTIHVDVDEDADELTFVADGAPDDEVSVAQ; encoded by the coding sequence ATGCGTAGTGAAAAATTCACGATCAAATCGAGGGAGGCGATCGCCGACGCCCAGGACTTGGCCGGCGATCGCGATCACGCCGAGGTGCGCCCGATTCACCTGTTGCACGCTCTGTTGGAGCAGCGAGAGGGCATCGTGCCGCCGATCATCGAAAAGCTCGGTGTAGGCACTGACCGGCTGCGCCAGTCGGTGGCCAAGGAGCTCGACCGACTGGGGCGAGTGCAGGGCGGCCAACTGAGCGTGTCGCGATCGCTGTCGGACGCGCTGCGCGTCGCACAGGACGAGGCCGACAAGCTGGGTGACGAGTACGTCTCCACCGAACACCTGCTCCTGGCGCTCGCCGAGAGCAAGGACTCGACGGGCCGACTTCTGCGCGAGCAGGGCGTCGACCGCGACAATGTGTTTCGGGCGATGGAAGAGGTGCGCGGCTCGCAACGGGTCACCGATGTCGACCCGGAGGGCAAGTACCAGACGCTCGAAAAGTACACCCGCGACCTGACCGAGCTCGCTCGCCAGGGCAAGCTCGACCCGGTCATCGGCCGCGACGCCGAAATTCGCCGCTCGCTGCAGGTATTGAGCCGGCGGACCAAGAATAACCCGGTGCTCATCGGTGAGCCCGGCGTCGGCAAGACCGCCATCGTCGAGGGCATCGCCCAGCGCATCGCCGCCGGCGACGTGCCCGAGAGCATCAAGGACAAGCGGGTGCACGCGCTCGACTTGGGCGCGCTGGTGGCCGGCGCGAAATTTCGCGGTGAATTTGAAGACCGTCTCAAGGCGGTGCTTCGTGAGATCGACGCCGCCGAAGGCCAGATCATCGTCTTCATCGACGAGCTGCACACGCTCGTGGGCGCCGGCGCGGCCGAAGGCTCGATGGACGCCTCCAACATGCTCAAGCCGGCCTTGGCCCGTGGTGAGCTCCACGCCATCGGCGCCACCACGGTCAACGAGTATCGCAAGCACATCGAGAAGGACGCCGCGCTCGAGCGACGCTTCCAGCCGATCATGGTCGAGGAACCCAGCGTCGAGGACACGATCACCATCCTTCGCGGCCTCAAGGAGCGCTACGAGGTCCACCACGGTATCCGCATCTCGGACGCCTCCATCATCGCCGCCTCCAAGCTCAGCGACCGCTATGTCGCCGACCGCTTCTTGCCCGACAAGGCCATCGACCTGGTCGACGAGGCCGCCGCGGGCGTCAAGATGGAGCTCGAGAGCCTGCCCACCGACATCGACACCATCGAGCGCCAGATCACGTCGCTCGAGATCGAAAAGCAGGCGCTCAAAAAGGAGACCGACGAGGCGAGCCAGAAGCGCCGCGAGGAGCTCGAAGAGGAGATCGCCGAGCTGCGCGAGAAGGCCAGCGGCATGAAGGCGCAGTGGATGCGCGAGCGCGAGGTCATCTCGACCATCCGCGAGCTCAAGCAGAAGATCGAGGACCTTCGCATCGAGTACGAGCAGGCCGAGCGTCAGGGCGAGCTCGACCGCGCCGCCGAGATCCGCTTCGGCAAGCTGCCGGAGGCCGAAAAGGAGCTGGCCAGCCGTCAGGAGAAGCTCGAGGCACTCCAAGAGAAGGGAAGCTTCCTTCGCGAGGAGGTCACTGACGAGGATATCGCCGCCATCGTAAGCCGCTGGACGGGGATTCCAGTCCAGAAGATGCTCGAGAGCGAGCAGAAAAAGCTCTTGCAGATGGAGGATCGCCTTCACGAGCGCGTCGTCGGCCAAGACGAAGCCATCGAGGCGGTCTCCGATGCGGTTCGTCGTGCCCGAAGCGGCCTGCAGGACCCGCATCGTCCCATCGGTAGTTTCATCTTCTTGGGGCCCACCGGCGTCGGTAAGACCGAGCTGGCCAAGAGCCTGGCGCAATTCCTGTTCGACGACGAGCAGAATATGGTGCGCCTCGACATGTCCGAGTTCATGGAGAAACACGCCGTGGCTCGCCTGATCGGTGCGCCTCCCGGCTATGTGGGCTACGACGAGGGCGGCTACCTGACCGAGCACGTGCGTCGGCGTCCCTACACGGTCGTGCTCTTCGACGAGATCGAAAAAGCCCACCAGGATGTGTTCAATATCCTGCTGCAGATCTTGGACGATGGCCGACTGACCGACGGCAAGGGCCGCACGGTCGACTTCACCAACACGGTCATCATCATGACCTCGAACGTCGGCAGTCACCATATCCAGGAGTACGGCCTCGAAGATCCGGACAAGGCCAACGAGTTGGTCGAGGAAGAGCTTCGCTCGATGTTCCGCCCCGAGTTTTTGAACCGTGTCGACGACACGATCATCTTCCACGGGCTCACCCGCGACCACATGGATCGCATCGTCGAGATCCAACTCGAGCACGTCGAGGGGCTGCTCAAAGAGCGCGACTTCGATCTCGAGTTGACCGCGGAGGCCAAGCATTGGCTCGCCGACCGCGGCTATGACCCGGTCTACGGAGCGCGTCCGCTCAAGCGCGTCTTGCAGCGCGAGGTCCAAAACCAGCTCGCCAAGTATCTGCTGCGCGGCGACTTCGAGCCCGGCTCGACGATCCACGTCGATGTCGACGAGGACGCCGACGAGTTGACGTTCGTCGCCGATGGAGCTCCCGACGACGAGGTCAGCGTCGCCCAATAA
- the tpx gene encoding thiol peroxidase, whose translation MATFEGAVTFQGNPVTLEGNLVEPNNKAPNFRVKRNVQDTVEFDENKGNKVFLLTSALSVDTDVCAHQLEKFNEMADNIDGNVEIWYITRDLPFALERFAKEKGIDKVNFMSDYQFREFGDSFGLTIRDFDLLARSAIVVDKDGNVVYKEVVSEATNEPDYNAAVNAAKSAAMN comes from the coding sequence ATGGCAACCTTCGAAGGAGCAGTCACGTTCCAAGGCAACCCCGTTACGCTCGAGGGCAACCTTGTCGAGCCCAACAACAAGGCGCCCAATTTCCGCGTCAAGCGCAACGTGCAGGACACCGTCGAGTTCGACGAGAACAAGGGCAACAAGGTCTTCTTGCTGACCTCGGCGCTGTCGGTCGACACCGACGTGTGCGCCCACCAGTTGGAGAAGTTCAACGAGATGGCCGACAACATCGATGGCAACGTCGAGATCTGGTACATCACCCGCGACCTGCCGTTTGCACTCGAGCGCTTCGCCAAAGAGAAGGGGATCGACAAGGTCAACTTCATGTCGGACTACCAGTTCCGCGAGTTCGGCGACAGCTTCGGCCTGACCATCCGCGACTTCGACCTGCTGGCCCGCTCGGCCATCGTGGTCGATAAGGACGGCAACGTCGTCTACAAAGAGGTCGTCAGCGAGGCGACCAACGAGCCCGACTACAACGCGGCGGTCAACGCCGCCAAGAGCGCGGCGATGAACTAG